One window of the Natrinema sp. CBA1119 genome contains the following:
- a CDS encoding carbonic anhydrase has protein sequence MHSEFIELLEANADHAQTHKSQFDDVQDSQEPGVVTVCCSDSRVLQDHMWGNDEPGQIFTCGNIGNRVIQRTDAGEVVSGDVLYPVAHTGTETVVVVGHTGCGAVTATYDDLTDGLSEPDGISHCLELLKSHLEPGVELLPDDIDRTAAINRLVEYNVDRQVEFLTESDDIPATVDIIGVVYDFQDVYSGNRGEVHVINVDGETDVDALREEYPDLESRIERRWEY, from the coding sequence ATGCACAGCGAATTCATCGAGCTACTCGAGGCCAACGCCGATCACGCCCAAACGCACAAATCACAGTTCGACGACGTTCAGGACTCTCAGGAACCGGGTGTCGTCACCGTCTGCTGTTCCGACTCGAGAGTCCTCCAGGACCACATGTGGGGCAACGACGAACCGGGCCAAATCTTCACGTGTGGCAACATCGGCAACCGCGTCATCCAGCGCACGGACGCGGGCGAGGTCGTCTCCGGCGACGTCCTCTATCCGGTCGCACACACCGGCACGGAGACCGTCGTCGTCGTGGGCCACACGGGCTGCGGTGCCGTGACGGCGACCTACGACGATCTGACCGACGGCCTGTCCGAACCCGACGGGATCAGTCACTGCCTCGAACTCCTGAAGTCACACCTCGAACCGGGCGTCGAACTCCTCCCCGACGACATCGACCGAACGGCGGCCATCAATCGGCTCGTCGAGTACAACGTCGATCGACAGGTCGAGTTCCTCACCGAAAGCGACGATATCCCGGCGACCGTCGACATTATCGGTGTCGTCTACGACTTTCAGGACGTGTACTCGGGCAATCGCGGCGAGGTCCACGTCATCAACGTCGACGGCGAAACCGACGTCGATGCGCTTCGGGAGGAGTATCCGGACCTCGAGTCGCGGATCGAACGACGCTGGGAGTACTGA
- a CDS encoding BGTF surface domain-containing protein — MTSETDYRKKGRAVVLAALMVLSVVAMTASFSGAVAASNHDVETFSDGERYWQGQTVEVTATELEGSSPFGSDTTYEIIENESQNLERQIGVESSDTSFNISTTRLSNGLYDIVESGTVKGQFRIDQQDLDASVDSSMPATAGSDIDVTLDSQRSGYDVVVSSDQLDQSELEGVFSNYGQSNIDNSSSHLDSDEIALEDVNSIQELTLNFNQNDFDAGDYSIQFEAADTTASDSVDIELSEADSLGATFDSNTYEEEAGDVAEFTVQPTDTTDEMWVNVTEEDENYQATLKLTGYGDADEVTVSFNTYEANNSVEDAFSVDEGTVSNVSSTNNLGNDRLLPADMELEVYTEDPTNDADETDAAVLVLGERSTDDISTWTAPESTSVDDDLETILGDATQSNDIAEDDLLITQVEASGIYGYLQSGSNQLNTSQGLDLTFTDTNEPRYGSADSFSVNDLDSDDVQIIPDAENNTFYVVSDISNHSDVDAGETWNAEFTVDENNGYVEDSDSEESISQDFGVEERNIEFATELNEDDQLPVENSENSEVTVESNVAPGTEVTYRVRFPTSVTSGSAVVGDDGTATASWDFSDYQEGDAIEFVRASEAGGEVAEAEGIIVASEPEPEADISVEGDAPSEVMVGDDATLDVTVTNDGDAEGTVDFHIDIDGETVVQEEITVEAGGTHEVSEDFDTSSAGDISWETHAGDASDSGTLTVNESDGSDGSDGSDGSDGSDGSDGSDGSDGSDGSDGSDGSDGDDGSDGDDSDDGTPGFGVGVALVALLGAAMLALRRQN; from the coding sequence ATGACAAGCGAAACGGACTATCGCAAAAAGGGACGTGCAGTCGTCCTGGCAGCGCTTATGGTCCTCTCCGTTGTGGCGATGACGGCATCCTTTAGTGGAGCCGTCGCAGCAAGTAACCACGACGTAGAGACCTTCTCTGACGGCGAGCGGTACTGGCAAGGACAGACAGTCGAAGTTACTGCTACTGAATTAGAGGGGAGTTCCCCTTTCGGTAGCGATACTACGTACGAGATTATCGAGAACGAATCACAGAATCTCGAACGCCAGATCGGCGTCGAGAGCAGTGATACATCGTTCAATATCTCGACGACCCGACTGAGCAACGGTCTATACGACATCGTCGAAAGCGGTACTGTCAAAGGACAGTTCCGCATCGACCAGCAGGATCTCGATGCATCTGTCGACAGTAGCATGCCCGCAACGGCTGGCAGCGACATCGATGTGACGCTCGACTCTCAACGTAGCGGCTACGATGTTGTTGTTTCGTCCGACCAGCTCGACCAGAGCGAGCTGGAGGGCGTCTTCAGCAACTACGGACAGAGCAACATCGACAACTCCAGTTCGCACCTCGACAGCGACGAAATCGCTCTCGAGGATGTCAACAGCATTCAAGAGCTGACGCTCAACTTCAACCAGAACGATTTCGACGCCGGTGACTACTCGATCCAGTTCGAGGCGGCTGACACGACCGCGAGCGACAGTGTCGACATCGAACTGTCCGAGGCCGACTCGCTCGGCGCGACGTTCGACTCGAACACGTACGAAGAGGAAGCCGGTGACGTCGCTGAATTCACCGTTCAGCCGACCGACACCACCGACGAGATGTGGGTCAACGTCACTGAAGAAGACGAGAACTACCAGGCGACCCTCAAGCTCACGGGCTACGGTGACGCCGACGAAGTGACGGTTAGCTTCAACACCTACGAGGCGAACAACTCCGTTGAGGATGCCTTCAGCGTTGACGAAGGTACAGTCTCGAACGTGAGTTCCACCAACAACCTCGGTAACGACCGACTGCTCCCCGCGGACATGGAGCTTGAGGTTTACACTGAGGACCCAACAAACGATGCAGACGAGACTGACGCAGCAGTCCTCGTCCTGGGTGAACGCTCGACCGACGACATTAGCACGTGGACCGCTCCGGAAAGCACTAGTGTCGACGACGATCTCGAGACCATCCTCGGTGACGCAACGCAGAGCAACGACATCGCAGAGGACGATCTCCTCATCACGCAGGTCGAAGCCTCCGGTATCTACGGCTACCTGCAGTCCGGCAGCAATCAACTCAACACGTCCCAGGGTCTCGATCTCACGTTCACCGACACGAACGAGCCACGATACGGATCGGCTGACTCGTTCTCGGTGAACGATCTCGACTCCGACGACGTGCAGATCATCCCGGACGCTGAGAACAACACGTTCTACGTTGTTTCCGACATCTCGAACCACAGTGACGTCGACGCCGGGGAAACCTGGAACGCCGAATTCACGGTGGACGAGAACAACGGCTACGTCGAAGACTCCGACAGCGAGGAGAGCATCTCCCAGGACTTCGGCGTCGAAGAGCGCAACATTGAGTTCGCAACCGAACTCAACGAAGACGATCAGCTCCCGGTCGAAAACAGCGAGAACTCTGAAGTGACCGTCGAATCGAACGTCGCACCCGGTACGGAAGTCACTTACCGCGTCCGCTTCCCGACCTCGGTGACCTCCGGCTCGGCTGTCGTCGGCGATGACGGCACCGCGACCGCTTCGTGGGACTTCAGTGACTACCAGGAAGGCGACGCAATCGAATTCGTCCGCGCGTCTGAAGCTGGTGGCGAGGTTGCCGAAGCAGAAGGCATCATCGTCGCTTCTGAACCCGAACCTGAAGCAGACATCTCCGTTGAGGGTGACGCACCCTCTGAGGTTATGGTTGGAGATGACGCCACGCTCGACGTGACCGTCACCAACGACGGCGACGCTGAAGGTACTGTCGACTTCCACATCGACATCGACGGCGAGACCGTCGTTCAGGAAGAGATCACTGTTGAAGCCGGTGGCACGCACGAAGTCAGCGAAGACTTCGACACCAGCTCCGCAGGCGACATCAGCTGGGAGACCCACGCTGGCGACGCCAGTGACTCCGGTACGCTGACCGTTAACGAGTCCGACGGTAGTGACGGATCCGACGGCTCCGACGGTTCCGACGGTAGTGACGGATCCGACGGCTCCGACGGTTCCGACGGTAGTGACGGATCCGACGGATCCGACGGCTCCGACGGTGACGACGGCTCCGATGGAGACGACAGTGACGATGGTACGCCCGGCTTCGGTGTCGGCGTCGCTCTCGTCGCACTCCTCGGCGCTGCCATGCTGGCACTCCGCCGCCAGAACTAA
- a CDS encoding helix-turn-helix domain-containing protein, with amino-acid sequence MSIDIDRFNERSEEELEEMSNPERVLVFLFENNDRAWKATAIADRTDINRNSINTVLARLEERDLVRHKGSYWAITDDTERLRKAYDIHRANRLFNELYGAEDREEWVEHAADRDDR; translated from the coding sequence ATGTCCATCGATATCGACCGTTTCAATGAACGCAGCGAGGAGGAACTCGAGGAGATGAGCAATCCCGAGCGGGTACTCGTGTTCCTCTTCGAAAACAATGATCGTGCCTGGAAGGCAACAGCGATTGCCGACCGGACGGATATCAACCGGAACTCGATCAATACCGTCCTCGCTCGACTCGAGGAGCGCGATCTTGTCCGCCACAAGGGGTCGTACTGGGCGATCACGGACGACACGGAACGGCTGCGAAAGGCGTACGATATCCACCGAGCGAATCGACTATTTAACGAGCTCTACGGGGCGGAAGACCGCGAGGAGTGGGTCGAACATGCCGCCGACCGAGACGATCGATGA
- a CDS encoding type II toxin-antitoxin system PemK/MazF family toxin → MTYNRGTIVYGDDPFKGPEMARPWLVLNTAEMPFHGDQYICLTLSTKTWYDERIPIDDTDMVNGGLPDESAILPWSVMAIDAAAIDRELGTLDEAVVDDAVATLVSYLGLY, encoded by the coding sequence ATGACGTACAACCGCGGTACGATCGTCTACGGTGATGATCCTTTTAAAGGACCAGAAATGGCTCGTCCCTGGCTCGTACTCAATACCGCAGAAATGCCGTTTCACGGGGATCAATACATCTGTCTCACTCTTTCGACGAAGACTTGGTACGACGAACGGATTCCGATCGACGATACTGACATGGTCAACGGCGGGCTCCCGGACGAGAGTGCGATTTTGCCGTGGTCAGTGATGGCGATCGATGCAGCAGCTATCGATCGGGAACTCGGAACGCTGGACGAAGCAGTCGTCGACGATGCTGTCGCTACTCTCGTCTCCTATCTCGGTCTCTACTGA
- a CDS encoding FAD-dependent oxidoreductase, giving the protein MSDQPRVEIYTKMDCPYCEKAKDLFDSKDIEYETYNVTGDDELFEEMVERADGRKTAPEVFIDDELIGGWDDTSALNETGELDEKLGIASDAPEGHRNGGGEAANESDGDIVQHRTMIIAGTGIAGLTAAIYAGRSNNEPLVIEGDEPGGQLTLTTDVANYPGFPDGIGGPELVNNMKEQATQFGAELKNGIIESIDDSSRPFRVELADGDVYTADAVIAASGASARTLGIPGEDELMGYGLSTCATCDGAFFRGEDMLVVGGGDAAMEEATFLTKFAETVYIAHRREEFRAEDYWIDRVHEKVEDGEIEIMKNTELTEIHGSQEEGVDHVTLVENDKGHPTDRLEDPETEEFEFDVGAVFFAIGHTPNTDYLTETGVEMDADGYLKTKGGEGGGQTATHVEGIFGAGDVVDYHYQQAVTAAGMGSKAALDADEYLENRERADSSVEEAEPAAADD; this is encoded by the coding sequence ATGAGCGACCAGCCACGCGTCGAGATCTATACCAAAATGGACTGTCCGTACTGCGAGAAGGCCAAAGACCTCTTCGACAGCAAGGACATCGAGTACGAGACGTACAACGTTACCGGTGACGACGAACTGTTCGAGGAGATGGTCGAGCGCGCGGACGGTCGCAAGACCGCCCCCGAAGTGTTCATCGACGACGAACTGATCGGCGGTTGGGACGACACCAGCGCGCTCAACGAGACCGGCGAACTCGACGAAAAACTCGGCATCGCGAGCGATGCGCCGGAGGGGCATCGAAACGGAGGCGGCGAAGCCGCCAACGAGAGCGACGGCGACATTGTCCAACACCGCACGATGATCATCGCCGGGACCGGCATCGCCGGGCTGACCGCTGCGATCTACGCCGGCCGCTCGAACAACGAGCCGCTGGTCATCGAGGGCGACGAACCCGGCGGCCAGCTCACCCTGACCACCGATGTCGCCAACTACCCCGGCTTTCCCGACGGCATCGGCGGCCCGGAACTTGTCAACAACATGAAAGAACAGGCCACTCAGTTCGGGGCCGAGCTGAAAAACGGCATCATCGAGTCGATCGACGACTCGAGTCGCCCCTTCCGGGTCGAACTCGCCGACGGCGACGTCTACACCGCCGACGCCGTCATCGCCGCGTCGGGTGCCAGCGCCCGCACGCTCGGCATCCCCGGCGAAGACGAACTGATGGGCTACGGGCTCTCGACGTGTGCGACCTGTGACGGTGCGTTCTTCCGCGGGGAGGACATGCTCGTCGTCGGCGGCGGCGACGCCGCCATGGAGGAAGCCACCTTCCTCACGAAGTTCGCCGAGACCGTCTACATCGCCCACCGCCGCGAGGAGTTCCGTGCGGAGGACTACTGGATCGACCGCGTCCACGAAAAGGTTGAAGACGGCGAGATCGAGATCATGAAAAACACCGAACTGACCGAGATCCACGGCTCGCAGGAAGAAGGCGTCGACCACGTCACGCTCGTCGAAAACGACAAGGGCCATCCCACCGACCGCCTCGAGGACCCCGAGACCGAGGAGTTCGAGTTCGACGTCGGCGCGGTCTTCTTCGCCATCGGCCACACCCCCAACACTGACTATCTTACCGAAACCGGCGTCGAAATGGACGCCGACGGCTATCTCAAGACCAAAGGCGGCGAGGGCGGCGGCCAGACCGCAACCCACGTCGAGGGCATCTTCGGTGCCGGCGACGTCGTCGACTACCACTACCAGCAGGCCGTGACTGCGGCGGGGATGGGATCGAAGGCCGCTCTCGACGCCGACGAGTACCTCGAGAACCGCGAGCGAGCCGACTCGAGCGTCGAGGAAGCGGAGCCGGCGGCGGCGGACGACTGA
- a CDS encoding TIGR00341 family protein, whose amino-acid sequence MRLLQVFVPDDTRDEALRVLEDEDIDYVLTAENSDRSDGDLVTFPLPTQAVDHVLTSLREVGIDDDFIVVSSIETARTPQIEELEERYVNGEEADDSIAREEIRTRALNMTPSRLTYYAMTVLSAIVATAGLLLDSPAIVVGSMVIAPQVSAALTSTVGLVLDDREMVRGGLSSLAIGLVVAIVSAFAFAWLVRFSGAVPSTIDITAITQVQNRISPGLLALIVGFCAGAAGAFGLATAIPVSLVGVMIAVALIPAAAAVGIGLAWGHAPVALGAFVLVAVNAASILLAGLTVFWYLGYRPLNWTAGTLRGNVSRDRVGTLAVVLVLGAVVVAGAGIILGHHVAFDNEVNDEVRAVLSDEEYDGLELVEVRTEFNDGGLVSDETGVTVVVQRPADQPYPTLVESVQTALEDRTDREITVSVEFVEGATTADDTESPSQ is encoded by the coding sequence GTGCGACTACTCCAGGTGTTCGTCCCGGACGACACGCGGGACGAAGCGCTCCGGGTACTGGAAGACGAAGACATCGATTACGTGTTGACCGCCGAGAACAGTGACCGGTCAGACGGTGATCTGGTCACGTTTCCGCTCCCGACCCAAGCCGTCGACCACGTGCTCACGTCGTTGCGCGAGGTCGGCATCGACGACGACTTCATCGTCGTCTCTTCGATCGAGACGGCTCGAACTCCGCAGATAGAGGAACTCGAGGAGCGCTACGTCAACGGAGAGGAGGCGGACGACAGCATCGCTCGCGAGGAGATTCGGACGCGGGCGCTGAACATGACCCCCAGTCGTCTCACGTACTACGCGATGACAGTCCTGAGCGCGATCGTCGCGACGGCGGGCCTGTTGCTCGACTCGCCGGCGATCGTCGTCGGGTCGATGGTTATTGCCCCGCAGGTCAGCGCGGCCCTCACCAGCACCGTAGGGCTCGTCCTCGACGACCGGGAGATGGTCCGGGGCGGGCTCTCGTCGCTGGCGATCGGACTCGTCGTCGCGATCGTCAGCGCCTTCGCGTTCGCCTGGCTGGTGCGCTTCAGCGGAGCCGTCCCCTCGACGATCGACATCACCGCCATCACGCAGGTGCAAAATCGGATCTCACCGGGTCTACTCGCCCTCATCGTCGGCTTCTGTGCGGGGGCAGCGGGCGCGTTCGGCCTCGCGACGGCAATCCCCGTTTCACTGGTCGGCGTGATGATCGCCGTCGCGTTGATCCCGGCCGCCGCCGCGGTCGGCATCGGGCTGGCCTGGGGCCATGCACCCGTCGCGCTCGGAGCCTTCGTTCTGGTCGCCGTCAACGCCGCCTCGATCCTTCTGGCGGGACTCACCGTGTTCTGGTACCTCGGCTACCGACCGCTGAACTGGACGGCGGGAACGCTCCGCGGAAACGTCTCCCGGGACCGCGTCGGCACCCTTGCCGTCGTGCTCGTCCTCGGCGCGGTCGTCGTCGCCGGTGCCGGTATCATCCTCGGCCACCACGTCGCCTTCGACAACGAGGTGAACGACGAGGTCAGAGCCGTCCTGAGCGACGAGGAGTACGACGGACTCGAGCTGGTCGAAGTGCGGACCGAGTTTAACGACGGTGGCCTCGTCAGCGACGAGACGGGCGTCACGGTCGTCGTCCAGCGGCCCGCGGACCAACCGTATCCCACCCTCGTGGAATCGGTTCAGACGGCGCTCGAGGACAGAACCGACCGCGAGATCACGGTCTCCGTCGAGTTCGTCGAGGGCGCAACGACGGCGGACGACACCGAAAGTCCGTCACAGTAA
- a CDS encoding DUF357 domain-containing protein, with the protein MAADLEEKTNRYGELLAEALEAATIAPPEGTPMAEAAADCYEMASSYLEDGTHFREQGDLVNALASFSYGHAWLDAGARIGLFDVPTEGHLFTVE; encoded by the coding sequence ATGGCTGCCGATCTCGAGGAGAAGACGAACCGGTACGGCGAGTTACTCGCGGAGGCGCTCGAGGCGGCGACGATCGCGCCGCCGGAGGGGACCCCGATGGCGGAAGCGGCCGCCGATTGCTACGAGATGGCGTCGTCGTATCTCGAGGACGGGACCCACTTTCGAGAACAGGGCGATCTCGTTAACGCCTTGGCGTCGTTTTCCTACGGCCACGCGTGGCTCGATGCGGGGGCCCGCATCGGATTGTTCGATGTGCCGACGGAGGGCCACCTCTTCACCGTCGAGTAG
- a CDS encoding transcription initiation factor IIB family protein — MTDTSIRTYTNDRETETEAEETTAVSDEQEHCPECGGRLVSDDEHAETVCTDCGLVVEEDEIDRGPEWRAFDASEKDEKSRVGAPTTNMMHDQGLSTNIGWQDKDAYGRALSSRQRQKMQRLRTWNERFRTRDSKERNLKQALGEIDRMASALGLPENVRETASVIYRRALEEDLLPGRSIEGVATASLYASARQAGTPRSLDEISAVSRVEKMELTRTYRYIIRELGLEVKPADPEHYVPRFVSDLDLSDETERMARELLESARQEGVHSGKSPVGLAAASVYAAALLTNEKVTQNEVSEVASISEVTIRNRYKELLEASDTAAPA, encoded by the coding sequence ATGACAGATACCAGCATCCGAACCTATACGAACGACCGAGAGACCGAAACCGAAGCGGAGGAAACCACGGCGGTTTCCGACGAGCAAGAGCACTGTCCGGAGTGTGGCGGCCGATTGGTATCGGACGACGAACACGCCGAGACCGTCTGTACGGACTGCGGCCTCGTCGTTGAGGAAGACGAGATCGATCGCGGCCCCGAATGGCGAGCCTTCGACGCCAGCGAGAAGGACGAGAAGTCCCGCGTCGGCGCACCGACGACGAACATGATGCACGACCAGGGGCTCTCGACGAACATCGGCTGGCAGGACAAGGACGCCTACGGCCGCGCGCTTTCGAGCCGCCAGCGCCAGAAGATGCAGCGCCTGCGCACCTGGAACGAGCGATTCCGCACTCGCGACTCGAAAGAGCGTAACCTCAAGCAGGCCCTCGGCGAGATCGACCGGATGGCAAGCGCGCTCGGCCTCCCGGAGAACGTCCGCGAGACCGCGTCAGTCATCTATCGCCGCGCGCTCGAGGAGGACCTGCTCCCGGGCCGCTCGATCGAAGGCGTCGCGACCGCGTCGCTGTACGCGTCCGCCCGACAGGCCGGCACGCCGCGCAGCCTCGACGAGATCTCGGCCGTCTCCCGCGTCGAAAAGATGGAACTGACCCGCACCTACCGCTACATCATTCGGGAACTCGGCCTCGAGGTCAAGCCGGCCGACCCCGAACACTACGTGCCCCGGTTCGTCAGCGACCTCGATCTCTCCGACGAGACCGAGCGGATGGCCCGGGAGCTGCTCGAGTCGGCTCGTCAGGAAGGCGTCCACAGCGGCAAGTCGCCGGTCGGCCTCGCGGCCGCCTCGGTCTATGCCGCCGCCCTGTTGACCAACGAGAAGGTCACCCAGAACGAGGTCAGCGAGGTCGCCAGCATCTCCGAAGTCACCATCCGGAACCGCTACAAGGAACTGCTCGAGGCGTCGGACACGGCCGCACCCGCGTAA
- a CDS encoding UPF0058 family protein, giving the protein MKKQELIHLHGLLAEVSNQCAEWDNCEIDLGEYEAKGIRPTSIHKSKTDHKAAVFALAGGITMNMREGEQEEAVAATAD; this is encoded by the coding sequence ATGAAGAAGCAGGAGCTCATTCACCTTCACGGACTTCTCGCGGAGGTATCCAATCAGTGTGCAGAGTGGGATAACTGTGAGATCGATCTTGGCGAGTACGAAGCCAAGGGGATTCGACCGACATCGATTCACAAATCGAAAACAGATCACAAAGCCGCCGTTTTTGCGCTCGCTGGGGGAATCACGATGAACATGCGGGAAGGTGAGCAGGAAGAAGCTGTCGCCGCAACTGCGGACTGA
- a CDS encoding DUF555 domain-containing protein, translating into MDCRVVVEAAVPVFDVETADEAIRIAISKTGEMLNPDLNYVEINMGERTSPSGEELPPAFIAADEALVALELEMTVFNVEREEHASRIARKEIGQLLENIPLEVMHVEVLEDDEDANDSADEETTAPDDESITTNSTSDADENDTTENDTTENDADDEILPEFEDLVE; encoded by the coding sequence ATGGATTGCAGGGTTGTGGTCGAAGCTGCCGTGCCGGTCTTCGACGTCGAAACGGCGGACGAGGCGATCCGAATCGCCATCTCGAAGACGGGTGAGATGTTGAACCCTGACCTGAACTACGTCGAGATCAACATGGGTGAGCGCACCTCCCCGTCGGGAGAGGAGCTTCCCCCCGCGTTTATCGCGGCCGACGAAGCGCTCGTCGCGCTCGAACTGGAGATGACCGTCTTCAACGTCGAGCGCGAGGAGCACGCCTCGCGGATCGCACGAAAGGAGATCGGCCAGCTCCTCGAGAACATCCCGCTCGAGGTCATGCACGTCGAGGTTCTGGAAGACGATGAGGATGCGAACGATTCGGCCGACGAAGAGACGACCGCTCCCGACGACGAGTCGATCACCACGAATTCGACCAGCGACGCCGACGAGAACGACACCACCGAGAACGACACCACCGAGAACGACGCGGACGACGAAATCCTCCCCGAGTTCGAGGACCTGGTCGAGTAA
- a CDS encoding DNA-3-methyladenine glycosylase: METGTIPIDELAGGLDLYRTLESGQSYLWRREDGEMYTDTVAPGAWYSTVVGSDAVSGGSDAANGPTGDVIRVRIRDGDLEWKSTTDAEPAVHRLLRLDDDLEAIVAAGPDDPLLREAYEAHRGMRLVADPPFGCLISFICSAQMRVGRIHTMVSTLAREYGDEIDFDGETYHAFPTPEQLAIATEAELRELGLGYRAPYVVRTAEMVAAGEAHPAEARDLPYEDAREYLTRFVGVGDKVADCVLLFSLDFDEAVPLDTWLKSAVEEYYPDCDRGTYAETSRALRERLGGEYAGYAQTYVFHHLRTGA; encoded by the coding sequence ATGGAAACGGGGACGATCCCAATCGACGAACTCGCTGGCGGACTCGATCTGTACCGAACCCTCGAGAGCGGACAGAGCTACCTCTGGCGGCGAGAAGACGGTGAGATGTATACCGACACGGTGGCCCCCGGCGCGTGGTACTCGACGGTCGTCGGCTCGGACGCCGTATCCGGCGGCTCGGATGCCGCCAACGGGCCCACCGGTGACGTGATCCGCGTCCGGATCCGCGACGGCGACCTCGAGTGGAAGTCGACGACCGACGCCGAACCGGCCGTGCACCGGTTGCTGCGCCTGGACGACGATCTCGAGGCAATCGTCGCGGCCGGACCGGACGATCCGCTGCTCCGCGAGGCGTACGAGGCCCACCGCGGAATGCGACTGGTCGCGGATCCGCCCTTCGGCTGCCTAATCTCGTTTATCTGCTCGGCCCAGATGCGCGTCGGACGGATTCACACGATGGTCTCAACGCTGGCCCGCGAGTACGGCGACGAGATCGATTTCGACGGCGAGACGTATCACGCGTTTCCGACGCCGGAACAGCTCGCGATCGCGACCGAGGCTGAACTCCGCGAGCTCGGCTTGGGATACCGCGCTCCCTACGTCGTCCGGACCGCCGAGATGGTCGCGGCCGGCGAGGCTCATCCGGCCGAGGCGCGCGATCTTCCGTACGAGGACGCACGGGAGTACCTGACGCGGTTCGTCGGCGTCGGCGACAAGGTGGCCGACTGCGTGCTCCTCTTCTCGCTGGACTTCGACGAGGCCGTCCCGCTTGACACCTGGCTCAAGTCGGCGGTCGAGGAGTACTATCCCGACTGCGACCGCGGGACCTACGCCGAGACCTCGCGGGCCCTTCGCGAACGGCTCGGGGGCGAGTACGCGGGGTACGCCCAGACCTACGTCTTTCATCACCTTCGGACCGGCGCATAG
- a CDS encoding DUF3784 domain-containing protein, translated as MATGAVIGLLASAVFIATLGILIKYFGMVRLIAGYDPDRVADEDGLADFIGTNALYVAALVLLVAIVEYTEPFGGSEAIWIAFVVGVGLLTARMIRGARRFETAE; from the coding sequence ATGGCGACAGGCGCAGTCATCGGTCTCCTTGCATCGGCGGTGTTCATCGCCACACTGGGAATCCTCATCAAGTACTTCGGGATGGTTCGACTGATCGCGGGCTACGACCCGGACCGGGTCGCAGACGAGGACGGACTGGCGGATTTTATCGGTACCAACGCCCTCTACGTCGCCGCGCTCGTCTTGCTCGTCGCGATCGTCGAGTATACGGAGCCGTTCGGCGGCTCCGAGGCGATCTGGATCGCATTCGTCGTCGGTGTCGGACTCCTGACCGCCCGGATGATCCGCGGCGCTCGGCGCTTCGAAACCGCCGAGTGA
- a CDS encoding acylphosphatase — translation MTDRTRAHVFVSGKVQGVYYRANTRDTARDEGVDGWVRNLEDGRVEAVFEGPEAAVEAMIEWCHEGSPAADVERVEADYEEPRGEDGFEIRY, via the coding sequence ATGACAGACCGAACCCGCGCACACGTCTTCGTCTCGGGAAAGGTACAGGGCGTCTACTACCGCGCGAATACCCGCGATACGGCCCGTGACGAAGGCGTCGACGGCTGGGTGCGGAACCTCGAGGACGGCCGCGTCGAGGCGGTCTTCGAGGGGCCCGAGGCCGCGGTCGAGGCGATGATCGAGTGGTGTCACGAGGGCAGCCCCGCGGCCGATGTCGAGCGCGTCGAGGCTGACTACGAGGAGCCGCGGGGCGAGGACGGGTTCGAGATTCGCTACTGA